CCTTCTCGCTGTCGAGTTCTTCGGCGTTCGAGATAAGTGGGCGGGAACGCCGGGCATGACCTTCCACACCCGAAACGATGTGGAACGGATGCTGTGGGGGCTCGAGACACTGCTTCTCGACGAAGACGAGCGCGAGGGGCGCTCTGTCGACGGTCCGAAGCACTGGCACGTCTTTCATGTGATTGCCCGCTGTCCTGCGGAGTGACCCGCAGGACGTCAGTCGGCATCCTTTTGAGAAAGTTCGGCTACATACGTGCTGAGGTTGTGCAGAGTCTGCTGCCCAGCCTCGATGGCGTTGTGCTGCTCGCCCAGCGATCTGAATCGAAGTCGCTAGTTCGCGGGGGAGTTCGGTTGGGCCCAGTCAAGATCACTGAGGTCTATGTCGTGAGCCATGTCGTCGAGAAAGCGCATGACCACGACGCGCTCGGCGGGACTGAGTCGCGCCGCAGCGTAGAACCGCTTCGCCTGCTGGCGACCGACGGTGGCCATCGCGGCTGCACGCGTCTCTGCCGTGATGGAAATTGCGAGCGCTCGCCGATCGTGGGGGTGCGGCTGCCTCGTAATGTGATTGCCCTTTTCGAGGCGATCGAGAAGCTTGGTCGTGGATGCCGTCGAGATGCCGAGGTGCGTAGCTATCGCCCCGGGGGTCACAGTCAGCTCTCGGTTCTGCGCGACGATCAGGTAATGCAGTGCGCGCATGTCCGTTTGGTTCAGCTTCATGTACCGCAGGGATGCTTCTGACAGTCGTTGCTCCGCGTCGCGCAGGCGGCCAAGCGAACCCATCAGCTCGCTGATCTGGCGCACATCGGCGTCGTCGAGTCCAGACCGATCGATCAGCTGACTCTGTGGGTCGCTCGCGTCGAGTGCGTAGATGTTCGACGAGGTACTCTCGGGGGCCGCGCCGGAGTCCATCATGCACGAGATCTTAGCTGAAACTCGGCGTTACATGCCAAACTATCTGCATGCTAATCTTATTGCTAGCCTAGCTAGCGAAAACTGTTCAGTAGGGGATACGTAGATGCGCGAGAAGAATTTCGACGACGTGGAGGCGTTGCCCACACGTGAGTCTCTGCATAAGCGCCGCGGTTCGCCGCGGTGGCTGCGCATCGCCATACCGGCACTTCTCATTCTTGTGTGGCTCGCCGCGGCATCCGTCGGTGGACCCTACTTCGGCAAAGTCGACGAGGTGTCCTCGAACGATCAGACCAGCTACCTGCCGAGCTCGGCCGATGCCACCAAAGTGCAGAAGCTCAGAGAAGACTTCAGCGACTCAGACGCCATTCCAGCGATTGTCGTGTTCTCCAGTGACGACGAGCTGAGCGACGAGAAGATCGATGCGGCAACCGATGCGCTTGAAAGTCTCGCTGGCGCCTCCGGCGTCGCTTCAGACATCTCCCCGCCGATCCCCTCCGATGACGGGCGCGCACTTCAGTCGTTTGTCCCCATTGATGCGGATGCTGATGTCGGCGACGTCGTATCGAGCATTGGCGATACTCTTCGTGCAGCAGCGCCCGATGGCATCGCCGTTCACGTCACCGGCCCAGCGGGCTTCTCGGCGGATCTTGTTGCCGCATTTGCCGGCATCGACGGGCTTCTGCTTGGTGTCGCTCTTCTCGCTGTCTTCATCATCCTGATCCTCGTGTATCGCTCCTTCCTCCTGCCGATCGCCGTGCTGTCGACAAGTCTGTTCGCGCTGTGCGTTGCGCTGCTCACCGTATGGTGGCTCGCAAAGGCTGAGGTGCTGCTTCTGAGCGGGCAGACTCAGGGCATCCTATTCATTCTGGTCATCGGCGCCGCCACGGACTACTCGCTGCTCTATGTCTCCCGCTATCGGGAGGAGCTGCGCGTCAATACCGATAAGTGGGCGGCGAGCATGCGCGCCATCCGCGGATCGTTCGAGCCGATCATAGCCTCGGGCGGAACCGTCATCGCCGGGCTGCTCTGCCTGCTGCTGAGCGATCTTAAGTCGAACAGCACGCTCGGGCCCGTCGCGTCGATCGGCATCGTCTTCGCTATGCTCTCGGCGCTCACTCTCCTGCCCGCGGTGCTGTTTGTCTTCGGCCGTGCGGCGTTCTGGCCGCGTCGGCCCCACTACGAACCGGATGTCGTTGCCGACGAGCACGGCATGCCCTCGACGGGTATTTGGGTGAAGGTCGCACGCACGATTGCGCGGCGTCCTCGGACCATCTGGGCCGTGACGGCACTTGTGCTGCTCGCAGGAGTCGTCGGCGCAACGCAGCTGAATGCCGTCGGTGTTCCACAGTCAGATCTCGTGCTCGGCGACTCGGAGGCGCGCGACGGGCAGGCGGTTCTCGGTGAGCATTTCCCCGGCGGGTCAGGCAGCCCCGCCGTCGTCATCGTCGACGAGGATGCCCTGCTGGACGCCGCCGACCTGCTTCGCAAGCATGACGGAGTGGACAACGTCACCGTCATCTCCGCTGATTCGCCGAGCGGGTCGGCAACGATCACCGATGATGGCATCACAGCGTTCGGCCCTCCCGGCACGCCCGCGCCCGACCCGACGGTTGTCGACGGCGACGTGATGCTGCAGGCGACGTTATCTGATGCGGCCGATTCTGATGCGGCAGCAGCGACGGTTCGCGACGTGCGCACAGAGCTCGCAGACACGTTCCCCGGCACCCTCGTCGGCGGCGTGACGGCGACGGCCATCGACACGAACGATGCTTCCATCCACGATCGCAACCTCATCATTCCCGTGATCCTCGTCGTGATCATGGTGATCCTGATGCTTCTGTTGCGTTCGATTCTCGCGCCGTTGCTGCTCGTGCTCACCACGGTGTTGTCGTTCGGCACGGCGCTCGGCGTTGCGGCGCTCGCCTTCAATGGAATCTTCGCGTTCCCTGGCGCAGACCCCGCGGTTCCGCTGTATGGATTCGTCTTTCTTGTGGCCCTGGGAATCGACTACAACATCTTCCTCATGACGCGAGTGCGTGAAGAGTCGCTCAAGCACGGAACGCGAGACGGCATCGTTCGCGGACTGGCCATCACGGGCGGCGTCATCACGTCGGCAGGTCTCGTGCTCGCCGCGACGTTTGCCGCTCTCTCGGTGATTCCCGTGCTCTTCCTCGTGCAGATCGCGTTCATCGTGGCGTTCGGTGTGCTGCTCGACACGTTCATCGTGCGTTCGCTCCTCGTGCCTGCCCTCAGCTACGACATCGGGCGCGCGATCTGGTGGCCGTCGAAGCTCTCACGTCGCGGGCGTGACGCGCAGTTGGGCGAGGGCGCGCACAAACACGTGCGTTGATTGGCTGGTCACCTGGTCAGTCGCGTGGCGCCGTATTCTCGACGAGGCTGTTCTGCAGCGCAGTGAGCGTTCGCTCGTCGAGGCCGTTCGACAGGAAGTACTCGCGAGATCCGCCGTACTCGGCGTCAACGGTCTCGAGCGCTGCACGCATCGCGTCAGCATCCGTTCCGCAGACAACCTCCTCGATTTCTGGCGTCACCTCGAAGCCCATCTTCCGCACAAGCCCGAGCATTCTCTCGCTCCAGGCACCAGCAAGGTTCTCGGCCGAGATCACGTAATCAACAATGATGTCATCGCGCGGGACCCTGACGGCATCAAGAATGAGCGCAAGCGACACCCCCGTGCGGTCTTTGCCCGCCGTGCAATGCACGAGCACGCCGCCCGTCGCTCGAAGCGCGACCCACTCGGCTATGCGAGCAAAGCTCTCACCGGCCTCGGCGACGAGGTCGTTGTACAGCTCGGCGAGTGTGGGAACCTGCGTCACGGTGTCGTGAACGGCGCCCTCGAGAAGCGGAAGCGAAACGTAGTCGGCAAGCGTCGATTCGTCGAGCATCGGCCGTGTCTGCTCCATTTCGACTCGACTGCGCAGGTCGAAGATCGTGGAGATGCCCATCTGGCGAAACTGATCGATGCCGGCGGGCGTGAGGGCAGCGAGCGCATCTGATCGAAAGAGCCGACCACGACGGATGCTGCCGCCCGACGCCGGCAGACCGCCGACGTCGCGAAAATTGCTGAGCCCCTCGGGGAGCTCTGTGGTCACCGTCACGGCCGCCTCCTCGTCACTGGTCAGGAACGTGCTGGTGAAGTGAGCTCCAGCTTACGACGCGGCTGCTTCAACAGTGCGAGCACGACAATCACGATGCCCATGGCGATCCAGCCGGGAGCGCCGAGCACCGTTGAGAACGCCGAGTCAAAGCCGGCGGGCAGCCAGAGGAAGGTGAGCGACGTGACCGAGTTGAGTGCCCCGTGTCCGACTGCCGCGGGCCAGACGTTGCCCGTCCAATACCGTGACCACTGCAGCAGCACCCCGACGCAGAGCGTGAAGCCGCACATCCAGAGCAGCCCTGTCACATCCGTGCGGTTGAAGTTGTAGCCGAGCAGGATGATCGGCGCGTGCCACAGCCCCCAGATCACGCCGATGATGCCGGCCGACTTCCAGAATCCGAGAGGTGCAAGTGCTGAGGTAAGAAATCCGCGCCAGCCCAGTTCTTCACCAAACGCGCTCACAGTGCTCATCAGAATCGTGAGCGGCAGCCACGCGAATGACACGGCCATGTATGCGGCAACTGTCGTGTCGTCGCCGAGTGCTGTTTGAAGGCTCGATGCCGACCAGTCAGGGGTCGTCCAGCCAAACAGGACGCCGATAAAGAACGCGCCGAATGCGAGCACGAGAAAGACGAGCGGCCAGCCGAGAAACAGCACGATGTTGCGCCAGGCCGGTCGGAATGGCACGAGACCGAGATAGCGGGCCTTCTTCGCGGGCCGCACCATTGTGAACGTCACGATGAGCGCGGCGATGCTTGGCGTGAACATCATGGCGCCGATGAGCAGCATGGCATTGGGGTCGGTGAGGCCATCGCCCAGCCAGAGCGGCAGCATGACGAGCCAGGCGAGGCCGCACGCCAGAATTGTGTACACGACGACTGCCGACCAAGGCACTCGTGTGTGCGACTGCGTGAGTTGTGTCTGCGTTGATGTATCCATGGTTCCGACGCTACGGAGACCGGATGCTGTAAGCATCCGCACCTGGACGGAACTTCGCTCTCATCCTCACGGGGGAGAACTGTGCAGTTTCTCGAGCTAGCGCAGCCCCTTTTTCGACGAGATCACTCCCGTGTCGAAGCCAAACAGGTTGAGCCTGCCGTGGAAGCGTGCATGCTCGATCTTGATGCAGCGATCCATCACCACGGTGAGGCCCTTCGCCTCGGCGTCGTACGCGGCATCCTCATTCCAAATGCCGAGCTGCACCCAGATCGTGCCGATTCCGGCTGCCTTCACCTCATTGACGACCTGCGGAATATCACTTGCCTTGCGGAATACGACGGCGATGTCTGGCGTCACAGGCAACGACGCAAGGTCGGGATAGGCCTTCTCGCCGAGAATCTCGTCGGCATTCGGATTGATGAAGTACAGCGTGTAATCGCTCGACTGCTGCAGGTAGGTGCCCACGAAGTAGCTCGCGCGGGCCGGATTCGTTGAGGCGCCGACGATTGCAACGGGCTTCGCCTGCCGCAGGATCGCGAGGCGCTCCTTGGCATCGGGCCCGATCCATGTGCGCTGCGATTTCAGCAGCTTCGCGAGCGGTGAATCGGCGGGCATCTCGCAGCTGAGGCCGTTTTGCAGGGTGACGACGTCTGTCTCTGCTTCTGCCGCTTCTTCTTGGGCCATGGTCATGCCTCCACTGCCTGGCTGAGCGCCTGATCGAGATCGTAGATGATGTCGGCCGCGTCTTCGATGCCGACGCTGAGCCTCACGAGTCCCGGCTGTACACCAGCATCCTCGAGTTGCTGTTCCGTGAGCTGTGCGTGCGTCGTCGATCCCGGGTGGATGATGAGCGTCTTGGTGTCGCCGATGTTCGCGACGTGGCTGGCGAGGTTGACCGACTCGATGAGTTTCTGCCCGCCCGCACGCCCGCCCTTCACCACGAAGCTGAACACCGAGCTCGGCCCGAGCGGCAGGTACTTCTTCGCGCGCTCGTGGTGCGGGTGGCTCTCGAGTCCCGCCCAAAACACGGCTTCAATGCGGTCATCTGCCTCGAGCCACGCCGCAACCGCGCCGGCGTTCTCAACGTGAGCGCTCATGCGGAACGGCAGCGTCTCGATGCCCTGCGCCAGCTGCTGCGCCGAGGTTGCCGAAAGTGCCGGCCCGATGTCGCGCAGCTGCTCGGCGCGCAGCCGCGTGAGAAACGCGTACTCGCCGAAGTTGCCGGCCCAGTGCAGCCCGCCGTACGTGTGCACGGGTTCGTGGAACAGCGGAAATTTCTCTCGGTCGTATGTGAATCTGCCCGACTCGACGACGAGTCCGCCCATGGTGGTGCCGTGGCCGCCCAGAAACTTGGTCGCCGAGTGCGTGACGATGTCGGCGCCCCACTCGATCGGACGGTTGAGGTAGGGGGTGGCGATGGTGGAGTCGATGATCAGCGGAACGTCGTGCGCGTGAGCGACGTCGGCGAGTCCCTCGATGTCGGCGATCTCGCCCGACGGGTTGGCGATGGTCTCGGCGAAGACGGCCTTCGTGCGGTCGGTGATCGCTGCGGCGTAGTCGGCCGGGTCGCTCGAGTGCACAAATGTGGTCTCGACGCCGAACCGGCGCAGTGTCACGTCGAGCTGAGTGATCGATCCGCCGTACAGGCTCGACGAGGCGACGATGTGGTCACCCGTTCCGACGAGGCTGGCGAACGTGATGTATTGAGCAGAGAGTCCGGATGCTGTCGCGACAGCGCCGAGCCCGCCCTCAAGGCTCGCCACCCGCTCTTCGAGGCTCGCCACCGTGGGGTTGGAGAGGCGGGCGTAGATATTGCCGTATTTCTGCAGGGCGAAGCGGGCAGCGGCATCCGCCGAGTCGTCAAAGACGAACGCCGTTGACTGGTAGACGGGAAGCGCCCGGGCGCCGGTTTCGGGGTCAGGGATGTTGCCCGCGTGGATTGCCCGCGTGCGAAAGCCGTACTCGCGATCTGCCATGGCTCGAGGCTACCGGGGCGGATGCGCTCGCTCGAACTCGCGCGTAATACGACGTCGCATTGTCCGTGGCCGCTTTCAAAATTGACAGCTGCGGACAATGTGCATCGGCACACCTGTCCACATTATCCGCAGCAATGCACATTGTGTTGGTAAGACCAGCCGCGACGCAATTTGCGCAATTAAGAACTAGACTTTAAGTGAAAGATCATGCAGTTGATACAGCCTAATTGGCGCATGACGGCGAGGCAGGTGAGGAGCCCGAGAATTGGCGAAGCGTAAAGCAACCCTGAATGATGTAGCTCACAAGGCTGGGGTCTCCGCCTCCACCGTGTCTCGGTACATGAAGGGCCAGTTGAACCTACGTCCCGACACCGAGCGCAAAATCGTTGACGCGATCAGCTCTGAAGGGTACGTGCGACCCTCCAGTCGGAGCAGGTCAGCGCAGAGCGAGTCGCCTGGCGGAACCATTGGCGTCGTCGTGCCCGAGGTTGGAAACGACTACTTCAGCCGCATCGCAGACAGAGTGGTTGCGGCCGCAGAATCGAACGGATACTCGGTCTTGGTAGCAAGTACCTCGAACAACTCGCGTCGGCAGCTTGATTACGTGCGATTGCTGACGAGCCTTGGAGTTGACGGGCTGGTCTACCTGGGAAACTACGCGTCGAACGCGGCTCTGGCCGCGGAGGTCGCGGCAGATTTTCCCGTGGTCGTCGTTGACGAGCAGCTGTCGGGAATCCCATCAGTCGACACGGTTCTCGTTGACGACTACGCGGGTGCGTATCAGGCGGTCACTTACCTCGGCTCCCTCGGACACGCGCGGATCGCCTTCGTCGGCGGGCCCGCGTGGCTGCACTCTGTGCAGGAGAGAATGCGGGGATGGCGTGATGCCTTGACGCGCTCTGGAGCGGATGCTGATGATCAGCTCGTTCTCAATGGCACCTTTAGCGAGGAGTTCGGAGCTGCGTCGCTCTCACATATCCTGGCCACGACGAGGAATCCGACGGCAGTATTCGCCGCGAGTGACACGATTGCGCTTGGGCTGATGGCAGCCGCGCGGAGGCTGGGGATGTCCGTCCCGAAGGATCTGTCGATCGTCGGATTCGACGACGTTCCGGCTGCGAGCCTTGTCACTCCGCGACTCACGACCGTTCACACGCCTGTTGGGCAGATGGCCTCGACTGCGGTCACGATGCTGATCGAGCGCCTCGACGGGTCCCGACGTGCCGCAACGTCTCGAGTGACGAGTGTCTCACTCGTTGTCGGGGAGTCGGCAGCGTCTCCTCAGGTCTCGATGTAGCTGACTCGAGCAGGGCGACCTCCAATTCGTAAGCAAGACTCTACGAAAGTATTGCGCAATTAGCGCAATCTTAGTAGCGTGTGGCACACACAACGCAAAGCAGCGTTGAGGGCATCTAACGAAGGAGTACCGTGACTGACTTGTCGGTGGCAGATCTTGGTGTAGAACTAACGGTGGTCGACAGGCCGAACATCTCGCTCCCGCGCGATCTGCCCGAGATCCCCGTCGAGGTGTATGAATCTCGCGTGGGAGCCGCGATGCGGCAGGCCAAAGAGCGTGGAATCGATGCGCTCGTCATCTATGGAGATCGCGAGCATTTCGCCAACACGTCGTATCTGACTGGATTCGACCCGCGTTACGAGGAGTCAATCCTCATTCTGGTGCCAGGGCGAAGGCCGCGGCTGCTTGTCGGTAATGAGTCCGTGAACTACGCGAACTCCACCTTGTACCCCACCGAGGTCATCCGATACTCGAAGCTCTCACTCGTGGGGCAGCCTGATCCAGACGACCTGGCGCTCTCCGATCTTCTCGCGGGTGCGGGCCTCGATTCCGTGTCGATCAAGACCGTCGGAATGGTCGGATGGAAGTACTTTGAGGGCAGCGGTGCCGATGACTACATCGATTCTCCTCACTACCTGACCCAGGAGGTGGGCGCACTTGTCGATCGCGTGGTCAACGCCTCAGGACTGTTCGTCGACCCCGACCACGGACTGAGATTCGATAACGAAGTGGAGCAGATTGCCTACTTCGAGTTCGCCGCAAGTCATGGATCCCAGGCAATGATTCGGATGCTTGAAGGTATTCGTCCCGGACTAACCGAACTCGAGGCCTCGGGCCTGATGGCCCCGATCTTAATGCCTTTCAACTATCATCCGACGATGCTCTCGGGGTACAGCCGGGCGAGTTTGGGCGTCGCGTCGCCGTCTAGTCGTGAGCTCGTGCTCGGCGACCCAGTCTCGGCGGGGATCGGATACTGGGGCTCGAACACTGCTCGCAGTGGGTTTCTCGCAGCGGCGGAGCAGGATTTGCCGGCAGATGCGAGGGACTACGTTGAGAAGCTGGTCGCGCCGTATTTCGCCACCGCTGCGGCGTGGTACGAGACCGTCCGCATCGGGCTCACCGCCGGTGAACTCTACGAAGTGACGGCATCTCGAATCGGTGACCCATGGTTTGGCGTGTTCCTCAACCCCGGGCACTTCATCCACCTTGACGAGTGGCCTGCCTCGCCCGTGAAGAAGGGGAGTCAAACTGTGCTGCGCTCGGGGAACGCGATTCAGTTAGACATCATCCCCGCGACCGGAACGCAGTACCACACGGCGCAGATCGAAGATGGCGTCGTGCTCGCCGACGAAGACCTCCGTGCACGTATTCGAGAGGCACATCCGCAGATGTGGGACAGAGTGCAGGCGCGCCGAGCAATGCTGGCGAACGTCTTCGGCATTCACATCCACGACGACGTGCTCCCGCTCTCAAACACAGCTGGCTACCTGCCTCCGTACTGGATGCGCCCAGACCTGGCGATGCGCAAGGTGCGCGCCTGACATCGGACGCGGCGGCGTGGACAAGGAGGTCTTTGATAGTGAGAATCGCAGTGTGCGGGATCTCGGTCGAATGCAGCACATTCAGCAGCCATGTGACTGAACTCGACGATTTCATCATCCGGCGTGGTGACGATGTGCTTGCTGGGATCGACACAGATGACTGGGCGCCTGGCGCAGAACTCGTTGGCACCATTGTCGCCACGGCCGGCGCGGGTGGTCCGATACGCCCCCAGGCGTTTGACGATATTGAGGCCGAGATGCTGTCGCGCCTGCGCGCTGCAGGGCACGTCGATGGTGTGTGGATACAGTTCCACGGGGCAATGTCTGTTGTCGGCCGCACTGGCGCCGAAGAACAGCTGTTACGGAAAGTCCGTGAGATCACGGGGCCCGATGCTGTCATCTCGGGATCGTTCGACACGCACGGAAATATGTCGCGAGAACTCGCAGGCATCATCGACCTCGCTGCATTCCACAGACACGCTCCTCATATCGACGCGGAGATTACTCGAGAACGTGCATTGAGAAATCTGGTGCGCGTCGTCGAGCGCGGGATGAAGCCGCATAAGGCATGGATCCACGTGCCGATCCTCCTTGCCGGAGAAGCCGCGATGACGTCCGTTGACCCCGGGGCCACGGTGTTCGGCGCGCAGCGGGATGTCATCCAGCGATACGATCTCATCGACGCAGCGATGTGTATCGGCTTTCTCTGGGCGGACGAAGAGCGGAACTCGGCGGCGGTGTTTACGACGTCTTGGGATGCTCAGGGCGCGGCGGCTGCGGCAGAGGAACTTGCTACCGAGTTTTGGCGGAGACGTGACGAGTTTCACATCGACGACCGCAATTCGGGCACGTTCGAGCAGGCGCTTGCGCACGTGTCCGGCAGCCGTGCGAAGCCGCTGTATATCTCGGACTCCGGCGACAATGTGACTGCCGGGGCCAGCGGAGACAGCACCTACGCGCTCTCGCGAATGCTGAGCAACCCTGCACTTCTCGGCCCTGGCGCACAGATTCTCTTTGCCGGGCTTTGGGATCCAGGTTCTGTCGCTGCTGCCATCGCGGCTGGTGAAGGGGAGACCATCTCCCGTGCGATCGGTGCCTGGAATGACACAACGCATGGCGACCCGGTGCATGGTGACTGGCTCATTCTCCGCGTCATTCCCGGCCCCTCGGGGGATGCTGAGGAAGCACTGCTACGCGGAAACGGCGTCGACCTTACGGTGCGCTTGAGTCGGACCCCGTTCGCGCATCCGAATGACCCAGCCTTTCCTTCAGATATGTTTGTCGGCCCAGTGCCGATCGAAACGGCCGGTTATGACGCGGTTGTCGTGAAGAACGGGTACTTGTTTCCGACCCAAGAGACAGATGCCGGTGGTCACTTCATGGCTCTCACGCCAGGCGGCACCGATCTCGTAATCGACCGTCTTAACTACTCGCATCGCCGCCGCCCGCTTCATCCGTGGGAGCACGATATCGATGCCCCGAACTCTGCCGAGATCATCCGCCCGCAGCTGGGCGACTTGGCGGAAGCACAAGCGCCCATGGCGCATCCGGCGCCCTAACGGCGCCATACCTCTCTACACCGGAACGAAATCAGAAGAGAATCGGAGTTGATCTCAATGAGGACGAAAAACCCGACACACATTCGCATCTTCAAAGTCGGAGCAGTGGTGGCATCCATTGCAATGCTGATGACCGCTTGCGCCTCCGCCGAGCAGGCGAAAGGCAAGCAGAGCGGTGGTGACGCCGAATATTACAAAGCGGCCGTTGCAGAAGCCAAAGCGATCGCAGACGGCAAAGATCTCAACAAGTCCCTGGAGATGGTCGGTCTGAACAGCGGTGGTGACGGGCAGGCGCTCCAGGAGCTTTATAAGGCTTTCACAGAGGGCACAGGGGTAAGCGTCAAGTACACAGGAGCCCCCGATGTCAACAACATCGTCCAGTCGCGATTGCAAGCGGGGAATCCACCCGACGTTGCCGATCTTTCGCTCGGGATCGGGCTCAGCTATGCGAAGGACGGCGACACAATCGACCTCAGCGATGCCTTCGGCGACGAACTGAACGAGAATTTCAGCGAAGAAGCACTCGAGAACACCTCGGTCGACGGAAAGGTCTTCGGCATCTACCAAGGGTTCAACAACTTCATGCTCTGGTATAACCCCGAGACGTATTCGGGACCGGAATCCCCAACGTCATGGGAGCAGATCAAGGACTGGACAACCGAGCAGGCAGACGAGGGCAATCCGGTCTGGTGTGCCGCGCAGAACGCGGGTGCACAAAGTGGGTTTCCCGGTGCGCAGTTTCTCGAGAATATCTTTCTGAAGAAGTACGGCCCCGAGCTCTATCGCGAGTGGGGCGAGGGGGGATTGCCCTGGACCAGCCCCGAAGTGAAGGACGCTTTCGAGGAGTTTGGCGCGATGATCGGCACGGATGACAACGTGGCTGGCGGCGTCTCAGGAATTCTTTCGACTCAGATTGCCACCGGATACAACGGACTCACCTCTGACCCGGCGAGCTGCCAGGCGATCCTCTGGGGCGCGTGGGTGCCTGGATATCTCGGCGACACGGTGAGGCCAGGTGAGAACCTCGACTTTTATCGAGTGCCTGCGACGAATGAGGAATTCGCTGACTACGAGCTGTTTCAATCCTCGGCAAGCGTCGGATTCACAGACAACGACACAACCAAGGCATTTCTGCAGTTCATCTCGTCAACTCCGGCACAAACGTACCTCGCATCGCTTGGGCGCTGGCCAGTGGCGAACAAAAACGTAGCGAGCGATGCGTACCCAACAACGATTCTGAAGAAAATCTCTGAAGAGTACTTCGGTTCAAGCGGGACAAAGCCGGCGATCGGTCCTAATGCGTTGGCCGACCCTGAAACGCAGAATGCTTACTGGAAGGGCGTCGTGACGTACTTGCAGAACCCGTCACAGCTGGATGACGTTCTCAAGACGATCCAAGCTGCGTCCGAAGAGTAATTGCAGATAGGTGCGAATTGGACGAATGCAGATGATGGATCTGATCGAGAACGTACCGCTACTGATCATCGTTGGCGCGATTGGG
The Paramicrobacterium chengjingii DNA segment above includes these coding regions:
- a CDS encoding CoA-binding protein, with product MTMAQEEAAEAETDVVTLQNGLSCEMPADSPLAKLLKSQRTWIGPDAKERLAILRQAKPVAIVGASTNPARASYFVGTYLQQSSDYTLYFINPNADEILGEKAYPDLASLPVTPDIAVVFRKASDIPQVVNEVKAAGIGTIWVQLGIWNEDAAYDAEAKGLTVVMDRCIKIEHARFHGRLNLFGFDTGVISSKKGLR
- a CDS encoding MMPL family transporter gives rise to the protein MREKNFDDVEALPTRESLHKRRGSPRWLRIAIPALLILVWLAAASVGGPYFGKVDEVSSNDQTSYLPSSADATKVQKLREDFSDSDAIPAIVVFSSDDELSDEKIDAATDALESLAGASGVASDISPPIPSDDGRALQSFVPIDADADVGDVVSSIGDTLRAAAPDGIAVHVTGPAGFSADLVAAFAGIDGLLLGVALLAVFIILILVYRSFLLPIAVLSTSLFALCVALLTVWWLAKAEVLLLSGQTQGILFILVIGAATDYSLLYVSRYREELRVNTDKWAASMRAIRGSFEPIIASGGTVIAGLLCLLLSDLKSNSTLGPVASIGIVFAMLSALTLLPAVLFVFGRAAFWPRRPHYEPDVVADEHGMPSTGIWVKVARTIARRPRTIWAVTALVLLAGVVGATQLNAVGVPQSDLVLGDSEARDGQAVLGEHFPGGSGSPAVVIVDEDALLDAADLLRKHDGVDNVTVISADSPSGSATITDDGITAFGPPGTPAPDPTVVDGDVMLQATLSDAADSDAAAATVRDVRTELADTFPGTLVGGVTATAIDTNDASIHDRNLIIPVILVVIMVILMLLLRSILAPLLLVLTTVLSFGTALGVAALAFNGIFAFPGADPAVPLYGFVFLVALGIDYNIFLMTRVREESLKHGTRDGIVRGLAITGGVITSAGLVLAATFAALSVIPVLFLVQIAFIVAFGVLLDTFIVRSLLVPALSYDIGRAIWWPSKLSRRGRDAQLGEGAHKHVR
- a CDS encoding LacI family DNA-binding transcriptional regulator; amino-acid sequence: MAKRKATLNDVAHKAGVSASTVSRYMKGQLNLRPDTERKIVDAISSEGYVRPSSRSRSAQSESPGGTIGVVVPEVGNDYFSRIADRVVAAAESNGYSVLVASTSNNSRRQLDYVRLLTSLGVDGLVYLGNYASNAALAAEVAADFPVVVVDEQLSGIPSVDTVLVDDYAGAYQAVTYLGSLGHARIAFVGGPAWLHSVQERMRGWRDALTRSGADADDQLVLNGTFSEEFGAASLSHILATTRNPTAVFAASDTIALGLMAAARRLGMSVPKDLSIVGFDDVPAASLVTPRLTTVHTPVGQMASTAVTMLIERLDGSRRAATSRVTSVSLVVGESAASPQVSM
- a CDS encoding MarR family winged helix-turn-helix transcriptional regulator produces the protein MMDSGAAPESTSSNIYALDASDPQSQLIDRSGLDDADVRQISELMGSLGRLRDAEQRLSEASLRYMKLNQTDMRALHYLIVAQNRELTVTPGAIATHLGISTASTTKLLDRLEKGNHITRQPHPHDRRALAISITAETRAAAMATVGRQQAKRFYAAARLSPAERVVVMRFLDDMAHDIDLSDLDWAQPNSPAN
- a CDS encoding CPBP family intramembrane glutamic endopeptidase: MDTSTQTQLTQSHTRVPWSAVVVYTILACGLAWLVMLPLWLGDGLTDPNAMLLIGAMMFTPSIAALIVTFTMVRPAKKARYLGLVPFRPAWRNIVLFLGWPLVFLVLAFGAFFIGVLFGWTTPDWSASSLQTALGDDTTVAAYMAVSFAWLPLTILMSTVSAFGEELGWRGFLTSALAPLGFWKSAGIIGVIWGLWHAPIILLGYNFNRTDVTGLLWMCGFTLCVGVLLQWSRYWTGNVWPAAVGHGALNSVTSLTFLWLPAGFDSAFSTVLGAPGWIAMGIVIVVLALLKQPRRKLELTSPARS
- a CDS encoding tyrosine-protein phosphatase gives rise to the protein MTVTTELPEGLSNFRDVGGLPASGGSIRRGRLFRSDALAALTPAGIDQFRQMGISTIFDLRSRVEMEQTRPMLDESTLADYVSLPLLEGAVHDTVTQVPTLAELYNDLVAEAGESFARIAEWVALRATGGVLVHCTAGKDRTGVSLALILDAVRVPRDDIIVDYVISAENLAGAWSERMLGLVRKMGFEVTPEIEEVVCGTDADAMRAALETVDAEYGGSREYFLSNGLDERTLTALQNSLVENTAPRD
- a CDS encoding O-acetylhomoserine aminocarboxypropyltransferase/cysteine synthase family protein translates to MADREYGFRTRAIHAGNIPDPETGARALPVYQSTAFVFDDSADAAARFALQKYGNIYARLSNPTVASLEERVASLEGGLGAVATASGLSAQYITFASLVGTGDHIVASSSLYGGSITQLDVTLRRFGVETTFVHSSDPADYAAAITDRTKAVFAETIANPSGEIADIEGLADVAHAHDVPLIIDSTIATPYLNRPIEWGADIVTHSATKFLGGHGTTMGGLVVESGRFTYDREKFPLFHEPVHTYGGLHWAGNFGEYAFLTRLRAEQLRDIGPALSATSAQQLAQGIETLPFRMSAHVENAGAVAAWLEADDRIEAVFWAGLESHPHHERAKKYLPLGPSSVFSFVVKGGRAGGQKLIESVNLASHVANIGDTKTLIIHPGSTTHAQLTEQQLEDAGVQPGLVRLSVGIEDAADIIYDLDQALSQAVEA